From a region of the Acanthochromis polyacanthus isolate Apoly-LR-REF ecotype Palm Island chromosome 3, KAUST_Apoly_ChrSc, whole genome shotgun sequence genome:
- the timm10 gene encoding mitochondrial import inner membrane translocase subunit Tim10: MDPMKAQQLAAELEVEMMADMYNRMTNACHRKCVPPHYKEAELTKGESVCLDRCVAKYLDLHERLGRKLTELSVQDEEMMRKAAVGSG, from the exons ATGGATCCCATGAAGGCGCAGCAGCTGGCGGCGGAGCTGGAGGTGGAGATGATGGCTGACATGTACAACCG AATGACCAACGCCTGCCACAGGAAGTGCGTCCCGCCACATTACAAGGAGGCGGAGCTGACGAAAGGCGAGTCGGTCTGCCTGGATCGCTGCGTGGCCAAATACCTGGACCTTCACGAGAGGCTGGGACGAAAGCTGACAGAGCTGTCGGTCCAGGACGAGGAGATGATGAGGAAGGCGGCTGTTGGCAGCGGATAG
- the LOC110953486 gene encoding uncharacterized protein LOC110953486: MTELSHVSAMRVFMLSADCRTKCVGRFLSFVFTSSLYFLSSVQLKLRRRTKGEVWEVVQGSDEMLSVLTSLKQDCATIKTPQTDLKEVHPPLSVQKLQTQNLQSATTSPKQLSHSNTASDSQLFSSGYFTPNQSSELESVSLCQPQDSVEESDEQIERLLEDIMMGLNILPSLERDCKTPRPNRDEAPSICQVSVTEDEPVQSQMHDMVSAAGCMPSRDVGTQSMHLPTDAAHGQPSYAGLSAVQPDVEIQQQCFPLYDSTVRSLGQSDEMSCQDVPPFNSQSSLDPQAFRQPSSQEHQPLLEFLPLLNGDETQSEHTFSLLCLDDLRLPPCLSPLEPCTSATEHQPLIDNSINPVNDVQQQPLLPRPPWLTENNESLQFPLSPITYRGNKSASVPQNTNHSCWSQQWQEEQLDQNGGTCAASCSVNAITAAELKSDPVKVKESLKCKQVDTTGDTVAPKRRKRKAMNHPQDASSALLACKDLKLSDGNNNFLSLSLSGNDNKDMLLKETSASSSSMPSRLYGKPKDMFTSEENVREKTRGPGDLGTGRARIRTRGFVKKAQQSSNDTVPGNSSVLIPVVCRAKIVNEQGSRKKKRGRPPKVKLEENPFAVVPAIIDNKSHEVASEQQLDVVLTKEKEDEKTKRRRKKRRRNMSGVEGISLKNTLSAECNGKADNSNNNSNDIKSPGKPKRPRMVTLKDIGKLIKRRHTIPRKSKESQQANGPVADVGSEMKASRDGSRLDESTDEAEIVIDIEEDAINFSGIVDENLNQIFNKSAAQLSKSHQDDSSASEDTGLFGNKDHPEEDREMPLKNPDEGLFCGSRGSDVIQSVISSEGSSHSDTNLPEECDNTTSDQSLHLQTPEKTGPPVSEPDEEVEVDVLLYSPDEAPQSRLCEHGVNNVDTTADEEEEIDVTGDEAE; encoded by the exons ATGACAGAATTGTCCCATGTCTCAGCTATGAGAGTTTTCATGCTGTCTGCAGACTGTCGTACCAAATGTGTAGGaagatttttatcttttgttttcaCATCATCGCTGTATTTTCTTTCGTCTGTACAGCTGAAGCTGAGGAGGAGGACTAAAGGAGAAGTGTGGGAAGTGGTCCAAGGCTCAGATGAGATGCTGTCGGTCCTTACCTCTCTGAAACAG GATTGCGCCACCATTAAAACTCCACAGACGGACCTTAAAGAAGTCCATCCTCCTCTCTCCGTCCAGAAACTGCAGACCCAGAACCTTCAATCTGCCACCACTTCCCCCAAACAACTAAGTCACTCCAACACTGCTTCTGACTCCCAGTTATTCTCCAGTGGCTATTTCACCCCAAACCAAAGCAGTGAGCTGGAGTCGGTGTCACTCTGTCAGCCtcaggactctgtggaggagtCTGATGAGCAGATAGAGAGGCTGCTGGAGGATATCATGATGGGCCTGAACATCCTGCCCAGCTTGGAGAGGGACTGCAAGACGCCACGGCCGAACCGTGACGAAGCACCGAGCATTTGTCAGGTCTCAGTTACAGAAGATGAACCGGTCCAGAGCCAGATGCATGACATGGTCAGTGCAGCAGGATGTATGCCCTCCCGGGATGTGGGAACACAAAGTATGCATTTACCAACGGATGCAG ctCATGGCCAGCCCAGCTACGCAGGCCTTTCAGCTGTACAGCCTGATGTTGAAATCCAACAGCAGTGCTTTCCTCTGTATGACTCCACTGTCAGATCCCTGGGGCAAAGCGATGAGATGAGCTGTCAGGATGTGCCACCATTCAATAGTCAGAGTTCTCTGGATCCCCAAGCATTTCGGCAGCCATCTTCACAGGAACATCAGCCACTTCTTGAGTTTTTGCCTTTGTTGAATGGAGATGAGACACAGTCTGAGCATACTTTTTCCTTGCTTTGCCTGGATGATTTGCGACTTCCTCCGTGTCTCTCTCCCTTAGAGCCATGTACCTCTGCAACAGAACACCAGCCTCTCATTGACAACTCCATAAACCCTGTCAATGATGTCCAGCAGCAGCCATTGCTGCCAAGGCCCCCCTGgctcacagaaaacaatgaatcacTGCAGTTTCCTCTCAGTCCCATAACAtacagaggaaataaaagtgCATCTGTACCACAGAATACAAACCATAGCTGTTGGTCACAGCAATGGCAGGAGGAGCAGCTGGATCAAAATGGAGGAACGTGTGCAGCGTCTTGTTCTGTGAATGcaataacagcagcagaactgaAGTCTGACCCTGTGAAGGTGAAGgaaagtttaaaatgtaaacaagtCGACACTACAGGGGATACTGTGGCACCtaaaaggaggaagagaaaggCAATGAATCATCCACAAGATGCCTCCAGTGCTCTTTTGGCATGCAAGGATTTAAAACTCAGTGATGGAAATAACAACTTTTTGTCACTCAGTTTGTCAggtaatgacaataaagatatGCTGCTGAAGGAAACTTCTGCCAGCTCTTCAAGCATGCCAAGCAGACTTTACGGGAAACCAAAGGACATGTTTACCTCAGAAGAAAATGTGAGAGAGAAAACCAGAGGGCCAGGGGATCTTGGTACAGGACGGGCTCGGATCAGGACCAGAGGATTTGTGAAAAAAGCTCAGCAATCATCAAATGACACAGTCCCAGGAAATTCTTCTGTTTTAATACCCGTAGTCTGCAGAGCTAAAATTGTGAATGAGCAAGGATCTCGGAAGAAGAAACGTGGAAGACCTCCAAAAGTGAAGCTTGAAGAGAACCCTTTCGCTGTCGTTCCTGCCATCATTGACAACAAGAGCCATGAGGTGGCCAGTGAGCAGCAGCTGGACGTGGTCTTGACAAAGGAGAAGGAGgatgaaaaaacaaagagaaggcGCAAAAAACGGAGAAGAAATATGAGTGGAGTGGAGGGCATTTCACTGAAGAACACCCTGAGTGCTGAGTGTAACGGCAAAGCAGACAATAGCAACAACAATAGTAATGACATTAAGAGTCCAGGAAAACCCAAACGGCCACGGATGGTTACTCTGAAGGACATTGGAAAGCTTATCAAGCGGCGACACACAATACCCAGGAAGTCAAAAGAAAGCCAGCAAGCAAATGGACCTGTAGCAGATGTAGGAAGTGAAATGAAGGCTAGCAGAGATGGCAGCAGATTGGACGAATCGACTGATGAGGCAGAAATAGTGATAGACATCGAAGAAGATGCCATCAATTTCAGCGGCATAGTGGATGAAAATCTCAATCAGATTTTCAACAAATCAGCAGCTCAGCTTAGCAAATCACACCAAGATGACAGCTCTGCAAGTGAGGACACTGGTTTGTTTGGTAATAAAGACCATCcagaagaagacagagagaTGCCACTGAAGAATCCTGATGAAG GATTGTTCTGTGGCTCCAGAGGATCTGATGTTATCCAGTCTGTGATCAGCAGCGAAGGCTCATCTCACAGCGACACCAACCTGCCTGAAGAATGTGACAACACGACTTCGGACCAGAGCTTGCACCTCCAGACGCCAGAGAAAACTGGTCCACCTGTGTCAGAACCTGATGAAGAAGTCGAGGTGGATGTTCTGCTTTACTCTCCAGACGAAGCACCGCAGTCCAGACTGTGTGAGCACGGAGTCAACAATGTGGACACGACTGCAGACGAAGAAGAGGAAATCGATGTTACAGGAGATGAGGCCGAATAA